A region from the Thiovulum sp. ES genome encodes:
- a CDS encoding hemagglutinin-like protein (PFAM: Hep_Hag) gives GTLFVNGTEISSSGGTDRATILNSATDSKAPVITGENALAWGENTTASGSQSTAFGSGTGASNSQSTAFGYKSKASGSQSTAWGGVTFATQTIYPATFDPNTGPTSAYVGDNTDYAEGGIASGTGSTAFGTLTKASGSLSTAWGGKILIDNIETVDQGFTAYDDEVVRGGYATGEASTAFGVETNASGEGSTAFGGETNATGNYSTAFGYGTAAHEDNMTAIGQYNTLNNSHTLFVIGNGSDKQNRSDALKVFDDGNVSVSGKLFVNGQEITSGGGSSSVALADLTDGITATATEIDYLSGVSSNVQTQLDGKLDSVSLADLTDGIIATATEIDYLDNVRSNVQTQFDEMNQTVLRYATGNATPKMTGTNALAWGSSTTAVGDYSTAWGSSTTASGGQSTAWGSSTTASDSFDTAWGISTTASGGQSTAWGSSTTASGIGSTAWGMMTESSSYQSTTWGQSTKASDSYATAFGYDTRASGMGSTAWGGFLDEGLVKGGKASGKGSTAFGAETNASGVVSTAWGSQTKALGDYSTAFGQDSNASGEGSTAWGQENNATGDYSTAFGVQSVASGYGSMAFGEKAVATGDYAIALGGYNLASGYGAVALNMGTASGDYSTAFGISAIASAQSSTAWGMDTEASGSQSTAFGSQSTASGSQSTAWGQSSTASNSYATAWGSLTTASGGQSTAFGSRTNASGNYATAFGFNTKALGDYSTAWGQDSNATGTHSTASGTQTLASGVQSTAFGFGTRATNEVSTAFGYETKASGWGATTFGYTTTASGDQSIALGDGTIASAPNSLAWGKGTEASGENSTAFGKSTTASDSYATAFGYGTTASGLKSTAWGETTKALGFYATAFGKETTASEIGATAWGMETTAAGDYSTAFGKTTTAAGDYSTAFGKTTTAVGDYSTAFGYYTTAVGDYSTAFGTGTTANENSMTVIGKYNNTGDHTGILFVIGNGTGAFDTSDAFIVYDDGTGESAGGITTTSDRRLKTDIQPIENALQIVKEINGVRYNWIDSNREESRQIGVIAQDVQAVAPELVREGNNGYLSVNYSQMAGVFVEAIKEQQAEIEELKETNRKLIEALKTLGIEIE, from the coding sequence AACAGGAGAAAATGCTCTTGCTTGGGGTGAAAACACAACAGCTTCTGGTTCACAATCAACAGCTTTTGGTAGTGGCACAGGAGCTTCTAATTCACAATCAACAGCTTTTGGTTATAAGTCAAAAGCTTCTGGTTCACAATCAACAGCTTGGGGTGGAGTAACTTTTGCAACTCAGACTATTTATCCAGCAACATTTGATCCAAATACTGGGCCAACTTCTGCTTATGTAGGTGATAACACAGATTATGCTGAAGGAGGAATAGCTTCTGGAACTGGATCAACAGCATTTGGTACATTAACAAAAGCTTCTGGTAGCCTTTCAACAGCTTGGGGTGGAAAGATTTTAATTGACAATATAGAAACAGTTGACCAAGGTTTTACTGCATATGATGATGAAGTTGTAAGAGGTGGTTATGCAACTGGAGAGGCATCAACAGCTTTTGGTGTTGAAACAAATGCCTCTGGTGAAGGTTCAACAGCTTTTGGTGGAGAAACAAATGCGACTGGTAATTACTCAACAGCTTTTGGTTATGGAACAGCAGCACATGAAGACAACATGACAGCAATTGGTCAATACAATACTTTGAATAATTCCCATACTCTCTTTGTTATTGGAAACGGTTCAGACAAACAAAACCGAAGTGATGCTTTAAAAGTTTTTGATGATGGAAATGTTTCAGTTTCTGGAAAACTTTTCGTAAATGGTCAAGAAATTACTTCAGGTGGAGGAAGTTCTTCTGTTGCGCTCGCAGATTTGACAGACGGAATAACAGCAACGGCAACAGAAATTGATTATCTTTCTGGTGTGTCAAGCAATGTACAAACTCAACTTGATGGAAAACTAGATTCTGTTTCACTTGCAGATTTGACAGATGGAATAATAGCAACGGCAACAGAGATTGACTACCTTGACAATGTAAGAAGCAATGTTCAAACTCAATTTGACGAAATGAACCAAACTGTTTTAAGATATGCAACTGGAAATGCTACTCCAAAAATGACAGGAACAAATGCACTTGCTTGGGGTTCAAGTACAACAGCTGTAGGAGATTATTCAACAGCTTGGGGTTCAAGTACAACAGCTTCTGGAGGTCAATCAACAGCTTGGGGTTCAAGTACAACAGCTTCTGATTCATTTGATACTGCTTGGGGAATTTCAACAACAGCTTCTGGAGGTCAATCAACTGCTTGGGGTTCAAGTACAACAGCTTCTGGAATAGGTTCAACAGCTTGGGGAATGATGACTGAATCTTCTTCATATCAATCAACTACTTGGGGACAATCAACAAAAGCTTCTGATTCGTATGCAACAGCTTTTGGTTATGACACTAGAGCTTCTGGAATGGGTTCAACAGCTTGGGGTGGATTTCTTGATGAGGGACTTGTAAAAGGTGGAAAAGCATCAGGAAAAGGTTCAACTGCATTTGGAGCAGAGACAAATGCTTCTGGTGTAGTTTCAACTGCTTGGGGAAGTCAAACAAAAGCTTTAGGAGACTATTCAACAGCTTTTGGTCAAGATTCAAATGCTTCAGGAGAAGGTTCAACTGCTTGGGGTCAAGAGAATAATGCAACTGGAGACTACTCAACAGCTTTTGGTGTTCAATCAGTTGCTTCTGGTTATGGCTCAATGGCTTTTGGTGAAAAGGCTGTGGCAACTGGAGATTATGCAATTGCTTTAGGTGGTTACAATCTTGCAAGTGGATACGGTGCAGTCGCTTTAAATATGGGAACAGCTTCTGGAGATTATTCAACAGCCTTTGGTATTTCAGCAATAGCTTCTGCCCAAAGCTCAACAGCTTGGGGAATGGATACAGAAGCTTCTGGTTCTCAATCAACAGCTTTTGGTTCTCAATCAACAGCTTCTGGTTCTCAATCAACAGCTTGGGGACAAAGTTCAACCGCTTCGAATTCGTATGCAACAGCTTGGGGTAGTTTAACAACAGCTTCTGGAGGTCAATCAACTGCTTTTGGAAGCAGAACAAATGCTTCTGGAAATTATGCAACAGCTTTTGGTTTTAATACAAAAGCTTTAGGAGACTATTCAACAGCTTGGGGACAAGATTCAAATGCAACCGGCACACATTCAACTGCTTCAGGTACACAAACTTTAGCCTCTGGAGTTCAATCCACAGCTTTTGGATTTGGAACAAGAGCAACAAATGAGGTTTCAACAGCTTTTGGTTATGAAACAAAAGCTTCTGGTTGGGGAGCAACTACTTTTGGTTACACCACAACAGCTTCTGGAGATCAATCAATTGCTTTGGGTGATGGGACAATTGCTTCTGCCCCAAACTCGCTAGCTTGGGGAAAAGGGACAGAAGCTTCTGGTGAAAATTCAACAGCTTTTGGTAAGTCAACAACAGCTTCTGATAGTTATGCAACAGCTTTTGGTTATGGAACAACAGCTTCTGGTCTGAAATCAACAGCTTGGGGTGAAACCACAAAGGCTTTGGGTTTTTATGCAACAGCTTTTGGTAAAGAAACAACAGCAAGTGAAATAGGTGCAACAGCTTGGGGAATGGAAACAACAGCTGCAGGAGATTATTCAACTGCTTTTGGTAAAACAACAACAGCTGCAGGAGATTATTCAACTGCTTTTGGTAAAACAACAACAGCTGTAGGAGATTATTCAACCGCTTTTGGATATTACACAACAGCTGTAGGAGATTATTCAACTGCTTTTGGTACTGGCACAACGGCAAACGAAAATTCAATGACGGTAATTGGTAAATATAATAATACTGGTGATCATACGGGAATATTATTTGTTATTGGAAATGGTACAGGTGCATTTGATACAAGTGATGCTTTTATTGTTTATGACGATGGAACTGGTGAATCTGCTGGTGGTATTACAACAACATCTGATAGAAGATTGAAAACAGATATTCAGCCTATTGAAAATGCTCTCCAAATTGTTAAAGAGATCAATGGGGTTCGATATAACTGGATTGATTCAAACAGAGAAGAGTCTCGACAAATTGGTGTAATTGCTCAAGATGTTCAAGCTGTTGCTCCTGAACTTGTTCGTGAAGGAAACAATGGCTATCTTTCGGTGAATTACTCTCAAATGGCTGGTGTTTTTGTTGAAGCTATCAAAGAACAACAAGCAGAAATCGAAGAACTCAAAGAGACAAATAGAAAACTAATTGAAGCTCTAAAAACTCTCGGTATCGAAATTGAGTAG